The sequence TCGTCGAGGGTCCTGGAGAACAAGGAGATTGCCCTCAGGAGGATGATGCAGGAGGGTGCGCTCATCACTTCCACGGAGATGTTTATCTACGAGATCCTCGGAAAGGCCGGCACGGACGAATTCAAGGCGGTCCTGCCCCTGGTCAAATAGATTCAGGTGAAGAGTCCCGATCTTTCCGATCTTTTCCTGTCGTTTTTGAGGCTCGGCATCACCGCATTCGGGGGCCCCGCCATGGTCGTCTATATCAGGGACTTGGCAGTCCGTCGTCAGGGATGGCTCGACGAGAGCACCTTCGACGACGGGGTCGCCCTCTGCCAGTCCATACCCGGCGCTACCGCGATGCAGACCGCCGCATATGTGGGATTGAAGAGCCGTGGCGTGTGGGGCGCCCTCATCGCCTTTATCGGCTTCGGCCTTCCCGCCTTTTTCTTCATGACCGCCCTCTCCTCTTTATATCTGCGTTACCATACACTCCATGCAGCCCTCGCCCTTTTTTCGGTCCTCCAGGTGATTGTGGTCGCCCTCGTCGCGAATGCTGCCCTCCTCCTGGGACGGGGCCTCATGAAAAGGCCCGCTCAAATCGGACTCGCCCTCGTCTCCGCCCTTTTATTCGCCGTGGGAGCGAGCCCCTTCCTCGTCATCCTCCTGGGGGCCGCCCTGGGTGCACTCTTTTTACGGGTAAAAAGGCGCGGCGGAAGCCCTCAAGGCGCGTACCATACACCGTTGGATGTGAGACCGATACTCCTGGTAGCCCTTTTCGTGGCTGCCGGGATGTATGGGGCCTTTGCCGTAAGCCCGAGGCTCTTCGAGGTCGCCCTGGCGATGTTCAAGATAGATTGCTTCGCCTTCGGCGGGGGATTCGGGGCCCTGCCCCTCATGCTCCACGAGGTGGTGGCGGTCAAAGGCTGGATGACCGGCCCCACCTTTATGGACGGGATCGCACTGGGCCAGGTGACGCCCGGCCCCATCATGATTACCGCCACATTCGTAGGATATCTCACGGAAGGAATACGCGGCGCCGTCGTAGCCACGGGCGCGGTATTCGCCCCTTCCTTCCTCTTCCTTCTTATTACCACGCCCCTCTTTGACCGCCTTAAATCATCGACATATTTCGTGGCGGCCACAAAGGGCGCCTTCGCCACGTTTCTGGGCCTCCTCCTTTTCATGACCGTCAAGTTCGCCTTTCTCGTGCCCTGGGATTATACCCGCGTTGCCATAGCCATGCTCGCCTTCGCGGCATTACTCAAGAAAGTCGATACCTTCTACATAGTGGTGGCCGGGGCCGTTCTCTCTCTGCTCGTGTTCAGGTAGTCGGATTTACCGAGGTCACGGGAGGATTAATAGATGCATCTGTTTCGGGTTGGTCGACAATCGCTATGTCGATCCCTGAAGTCCGGCACGTGAGGGCGTAACAGGCCTCTCCCCCATCTTTTTCCCGGGAGCTGAAAAAGATGGTCTTCTCTCTGAACCTCACCCCGAAAAGAATACAAATACTTTGGAGCTGTTTCTTCTCGTCGATCTGACAGTCGGTGACATTCCTGATGGTGACCCTGCAAGGCACGGGCTCTTTTGACTGTGTGGGATGGCCGAGAAATGACCTCTCCAGAATCGGGAATCGCTCCAGCAGAAAAGAGACCGTCCCTGTAGTCGTAAGGTAGTTCACCTCCGACGGGTGCAGGATTGCCCTGCCCAGGAGGGAACCGACCTCCTTTAATATGCCTTCGGGTAAGTCGCTACCCTGGACCCTGAGGTTCATACACCTATTCTGTTTCGCGGAGAAGGAAATTTCAAGTATAGGTCAGGGGGCCGGCCCCGTCTGTTTGTACAAATTCCCTGTGCATGATATTATCCAATGAAGGATTGCCGAGTGTGCGGAAGAGTGTACAATCCAGGGCAATGCCGAGTGTGCGGAAGAGTGTACAATTATAAGAGGTTACGACCCCAAGAACGCATTGTTCCTGTTGGATTCGGGAATTCGAGAATTTTTTGCTTAAGTGCAAAAAACCTGATATAATTATTATTATACTGGTCTAATAAATGGGGCCGGTGAGCAGAAAATACCTTCTATGGTCATACTGGCAAAATACACAGTTTATTATTATACCGGTCTAATAATTGGAGCAGGTGAGCAAGAAATACGTTCGGTGGTCAGACTGACTTAACACACAGACAAAGGGTTTTCGACGGCCCGATATATATAATACCCAATAAAAATGGAGGATATCCATGGTAGACGGCAGGTACAAGCATCTGTTTTCCCCCTTCAAGATCGGCAAAGTCGAGTTGAAAAACCGACTGGCCAAGACTGCGGCCCAGACCTATTTTTTCGACTCCGGCGAGCACCGCATCAGCACCCTGGCCAAGGCATTTTACGGGGCCCTCGCGAAGGGCGGCCTCGGACTCGTGATCGTCGAGACCCCGGCAATGGAATGGCCCCTGTCCCAGGAGGGCGACCGCCGGTTTCGGATCGACGACGATAAATACATTAAAGATATCAAACAATTGACGGACGAGATCCATAAATATGATTGCCCCACTTTTCTCCAGTTCTATCACCGGGGACCCTGGGGCGGCGTCTATCACACGATAGCGCCCCGGGTAGCCGCTTCCGCAGTGACCTTGAAATCGGAATTCGACGTCCATGAGGCGGAGCCGCCCCACCCGCTTACCATAGCCGAGATCGAAGAGATCACGGAGCGCTACGCGAGTGGCGCGTTAAGGGCCGCTAAGGCAGGCTTCGACGGGCTCGAGATCAACGCGGGCGCCGACCACCTCTTCCATACCTTCCTTTCCCGTTTCTGGAACAAGAGAGATGACGAGTACGGCCCCCAGAGCATGGAGAACAGGACGCGTTTTCTGGTCAACATAATTAAAGAGATAAAGAAACGGGCGGGACAGGATTTCCCGGTCCAGGTACTCATGAATGCCATCGAGATCGGGGCAGGCGAGGAAGGCTTCACCGTAGAAGAGGCCATCGAGGTTGCGAAGATCTTCGAGAATGTGGGGGTGGACTGTCTCCATGTGAGGTCCCACTGGGCAGGCATGCACCAGGGATCATACCACCACGACGTACTCTTTTATCCGGACACCCATATCCCCATAGCGGAGTTTCCCAAGGAATTGGATTGGAGCCGCAGGGGGCCCCTTGCCAACATGCCTCTTACCGCGATCATGAAGAAGGCGGTCAACATACCCGTCATGGCCGTCGGCGGCTTCGATGCCGACCTGGGTGAAATGGTCCTGAAAGAGGGCAACGCCGACCTCATCGGCATGACCAGGCGCCTTTTCGCCGATCCCGAATATGCCAATAAAGTCAAAGAGGGCAGGCTGGACGACATTCAGCCCTGCACGCACTGCGGCAACTGCAATAAATCCTATGGCGAGCCCCGCCACTGCCGCATCAACGCGAGCTTCGGCAGGGAGCAGTATGAACTGAGCCCCCTCAAGAAAAAGAAAAAGGTGGTAGTGGTCGGAGGCGGCCCGGCCGGAATGCAGGCTGCCCGCGTCGCAGCCGCGAGAGGTCACGAGGTCACCCTTTTCGAAAAGGGCCACTATCTGGGCGGCGCCCTGCCCCTTGCAGCCATGGTCAAAGGCTTCGAGGTCGAAGACCTGACCCAATTCATCGATTATTTCAAGGGCCAGATCAATAAGCTCGGGGTCACCACAAAGCTTTCGACCGAATTCAAGGCAACAGATATAGACCGGATAAAACCGGACGTCCTCGTCATGGCCTTGGGCGGCGTGCCCGTCTATCCGAACCTGCCCGGCATG is a genomic window of Syntrophorhabdaceae bacterium containing:
- the chrA gene encoding chromate efflux transporter, which translates into the protein MKSPDLSDLFLSFLRLGITAFGGPAMVVYIRDLAVRRQGWLDESTFDDGVALCQSIPGATAMQTAAYVGLKSRGVWGALIAFIGFGLPAFFFMTALSSLYLRYHTLHAALALFSVLQVIVVALVANAALLLGRGLMKRPAQIGLALVSALLFAVGASPFLVILLGAALGALFLRVKRRGGSPQGAYHTPLDVRPILLVALFVAAGMYGAFAVSPRLFEVALAMFKIDCFAFGGGFGALPLMLHEVVAVKGWMTGPTFMDGIALGQVTPGPIMITATFVGYLTEGIRGAVVATGAVFAPSFLFLLITTPLFDRLKSSTYFVAATKGAFATFLGLLLFMTVKFAFLVPWDYTRVAIAMLAFAALLKKVDTFYIVVAGAVLSLLVFR
- a CDS encoding FAD-dependent oxidoreductase — its product is MVDGRYKHLFSPFKIGKVELKNRLAKTAAQTYFFDSGEHRISTLAKAFYGALAKGGLGLVIVETPAMEWPLSQEGDRRFRIDDDKYIKDIKQLTDEIHKYDCPTFLQFYHRGPWGGVYHTIAPRVAASAVTLKSEFDVHEAEPPHPLTIAEIEEITERYASGALRAAKAGFDGLEINAGADHLFHTFLSRFWNKRDDEYGPQSMENRTRFLVNIIKEIKKRAGQDFPVQVLMNAIEIGAGEEGFTVEEAIEVAKIFENVGVDCLHVRSHWAGMHQGSYHHDVLFYPDTHIPIAEFPKELDWSRRGPLANMPLTAIMKKAVNIPVMAVGGFDADLGEMVLKEGNADLIGMTRRLFADPEYANKVKEGRLDDIQPCTHCGNCNKSYGEPRHCRINASFGREQYELSPLKKKKKVVVVGGGPAGMQAARVAAARGHEVTLFEKGHYLGGALPLAAMVKGFEVEDLTQFIDYFKGQINKLGVTTKLSTEFKATDIDRIKPDVLVMALGGVPVYPNLPGMNLRKVLKSSDLYGTLRFYLRLFGPKMLRKLTGIWMPVGKNVAIIGGSIQGCQLGEFLTKRGRNVTIVETGDAMGDGLAPERQTRLFYWFRKKGVPMLTGVKLVEINDKGLVIKTKEGEKKTIPADNVIPALPFAPNKDLAKNLKKKVKEVYNIGDGELPGVIPDTTAAGWEVGNKI